A region of the Actinomycetota bacterium genome:
GGGGTTGGGAGTTGCTCGAAGCAGTGTGCACGGGCAGGCGTTCGAGCCTGAGGAGCGAAACCGGAGGGAGCGCCGTGGAGATGGCGCTGGTACTCCCGGTGCTGGCTCTGATCCTGGCGGGAATCCTCGACTTCGGACTGGTCTTCAGCGACCTCATGGCCCTCAAGCAGGGAGTGGGCGCCGGAGTACGACAGGGGGTTGTCGGCCAGACGGGGTCCGTTTCCAGCTGTTCGATCAACGGCGCCGCCGGCGCAACCACCGACACGAAGAAGCTGATGTGCCTGACCAAGGACCATGTGGGACTCGACGACGCGGAGACCCGGACGATGGTCTCTTTTCCGGACTCGAAGCTGAAAGGCGGGTCGCTGATTATCTGCGCTCAGACGCCTCTCGAGTCGGCGAGCACGTTCTTTGACCCAATTCTGAACGGAGCCCTGAAGGCAAGAGTCCATATGCGCATCGAACAGGATCTGTCCACCTTCGGCACCTCTTCAGAGACCGCTCTGGCCGGTTCCGATTGGAGTTGGTGCGTGTGACAGCAGCGCCGACCACCTTCGGATCACCAGGGAGCACCCCAAACAACAATCGGAACCAACCAGTCACCAAGTTCAGGAGATATCAGGTATGAAGCGCTCGAAAGTCGTTGTGATCGGTGGAGCAGTGATGGCTATCCTCGGAATGCTCCTGGCTTACCTGTACACGGCCAGTGCCGGCAAGAACGCCCCCGCGACCACCACCGGCAAGACCGAAACCGCCTTCGCTTACGTCGCGGTCAACGACCTGACGGTCGGGACCCTCTGGGAGGACCTGGCCGAGGACATCGAGCGGCGCCAGATACCGGTGTCGCTTCGCCCGCCGGGCGCCATCTCCGACCCGAGCCAGGCCGAGGGTAAGACCCTGGTCCGGTCTATGTCGAAGGGCGAGATCCTGACCACCGTGCAGTTCAACAAGAACGGTTCCGAGAGCCTCAAGATCCCCGAGGGCATGAGGGCGCTGACCATCAGCGTGCCGCTGCCGCAGGGAGTCGGCGACTACATCCAGCCGGGGTCGAAGGCGGACATCTTCGTCACCTTCAAAGGACTGCCCGGCGAACCGCTCCCCGAGGACGCCACCCTCACCCAACTGCTGTTGAGCGACATCACGGTGCTGGCCAACCGCCGGGCGCTTTCGGCTGCGGCACAGGCCGCAGGAGAGGCTCCCGCGGAGTCGGGCGAGATCCTGCTGACCCTTTCCGTGAACACCGACCAGGCGGAGAAGATCATCTTCGCCAAGGAGAACGGCGCGCTTTGGCTGACCCTGATGAACGCCGGGGACCCGCCCGCAATCGGCACCGGCCGAACCTTCAGGACGGCGCTCGCATGAGCATGAGACTGCGCAACCAGCCGGAGGACTTTCCGGGTCCCCTGGGAGAGCCTATTGCCCCGGTCGACTACGAGCTTCTCCGCCGGCTCGAGATGGAGAGGCCCCCGGCAGCCGTTGTGACTCCCCGTACGCCTGAGGTTGCTCCGGAGCAGCCGAGGCTGGTGCAGCTGGTGTCGGCCCGGGACGACGAAGAAGACGAGATCGAAGCAGTCGAGGACGAGCCGGACATCGACCCCCCGACGGGGGCCGAGCGCCAGCCCAAGGTCATCGTTGTCGACCGTGTGGGCACCCTAGCTTCCGCGCTGGGGAAGGTCGCTGAAGGGCTCGACCCCGCGCCCGAGGTATTGAAGCTGGACCGCCCCACCGAGATAGTGGAGGTGGCGGCGGCCGAAGACCCGGATGTGATCATTCTCGGGCTGGAGGAGGTGACCGGCGCAGGCCTCAAGAGGCTGGCCGTGATCCACAAGGCCCAGCCGAAGATCGTCATTGTGCTGTCGGACAACCGTCGCAAGACGTGGACGGCGGCCCAGATGGCGGCCAGCGGCGCCAGCGACTTCATCCCGCCCAACCCGTCGAAGGCCCGGCTGCGGACCAAGCTTTCGGCCGCTCTGAACACGGCCGAGCAGCTGCGGGAGGGCAGCGTGGTGGTGACCGAGCGGGTCGTGATTCAGGACGCCGCTCCGGTGGAGGAATCCCGCGGACGCACTTCGACGGTTGCCCTCGCCCGGCTCTTCACCGTGGCGTCGGCTTCGGGCGGCAGCGGCAAGACCATGGTGGCGAGCAACCTTGCCGCCTATCTGGCGAAGGCCACCGGGGGCCGGGTTCTGCTGGTGGACCTCGACCTGCAGTTCGGCGAGATCGCTCCGTCCCTGCACCTGCACCCGCAGAGGACGATCGAGGACCTGCTCGGGGATC
Encoded here:
- a CDS encoding AAA family ATPase, which codes for MSMRLRNQPEDFPGPLGEPIAPVDYELLRRLEMERPPAAVVTPRTPEVAPEQPRLVQLVSARDDEEDEIEAVEDEPDIDPPTGAERQPKVIVVDRVGTLASALGKVAEGLDPAPEVLKLDRPTEIVEVAAAEDPDVIILGLEEVTGAGLKRLAVIHKAQPKIVIVLSDNRRKTWTAAQMAASGASDFIPPNPSKARLRTKLSAALNTAEQLREGSVVVTERVVIQDAAPVEESRGRTSTVALARLFTVASASGGSGKTMVASNLAAYLAKATGGRVLLVDLDLQFGEIAPSLHLHPQRTIEDLLGDPDELMESVVEHSAGFNALCAPVDVLAGERIGPDEVTTILDVARRQFDYVVVDTPPSLNETCLAVFDQSEKIIVTANMDVPSLKNMRRYLETIEKLDVAPEKAVLLVNRSDSNIGLDLQGVGQLFPQGFLAVVPVSREIPWATNMGIPLLEAKPKSEISRQLAEGFATLVPPGPGIQVPWITPGHGVKRSGLLGRKKGQS
- a CDS encoding TadE family protein produces the protein GWELLEAVCTGRRSSLRSETGGSAVEMALVLPVLALILAGILDFGLVFSDLMALKQGVGAGVRQGVVGQTGSVSSCSINGAAGATTDTKKLMCLTKDHVGLDDAETRTMVSFPDSKLKGGSLIICAQTPLESASTFFDPILNGALKARVHMRIEQDLSTFGTSSETALAGSDWSWCV
- the cpaB gene encoding Flp pilus assembly protein CpaB — its product is MKRSKVVVIGGAVMAILGMLLAYLYTASAGKNAPATTTGKTETAFAYVAVNDLTVGTLWEDLAEDIERRQIPVSLRPPGAISDPSQAEGKTLVRSMSKGEILTTVQFNKNGSESLKIPEGMRALTISVPLPQGVGDYIQPGSKADIFVTFKGLPGEPLPEDATLTQLLLSDITVLANRRALSAAAQAAGEAPAESGEILLTLSVNTDQAEKIIFAKENGALWLTLMNAGDPPAIGTGRTFRTALA